A single window of Cytobacillus dafuensis DNA harbors:
- a CDS encoding YpzI family protein, with product MGRDRQEMKLKKSKRVESDRDHALHYPGATKLQSPEEARELNNNK from the coding sequence ATGGGAAGAGATCGACAAGAAATGAAACTTAAAAAAAGTAAAAGAGTAGAATCGGACAGAGATCATGCTCTTCATTATCCCGGCGCTACAAAGTTGCAAAGTCCTGAAGAAGCTAGAGAATTGAATAATAATAAATAA
- a CDS encoding YphA family membrane protein yields the protein MEGLTFYWIAWFFWVIATFMLKKKHINRLRQSIWILLLIIFSPYSFFLFDMEISLASLILVIPLFIVIVRMKKLIAAHLLFCSFIIMLSYVCFHLFELYDPVWIIVPRIWMLTVLLISLSIVLQTNKLYRIFIILFGSIQGEFLYALILKKYTFPHVIGSFAFLDVIALSTIIIAAWNGLEYLSTFYEKHLNQIEKEKQKLS from the coding sequence ATGGAAGGTTTAACATTTTACTGGATTGCATGGTTTTTTTGGGTTATTGCCACCTTTATGTTGAAAAAAAAACATATAAATAGGTTAAGACAATCAATTTGGATTTTATTACTAATTATTTTTTCACCGTATTCCTTTTTTCTGTTTGATATGGAAATATCGTTAGCAAGTTTAATACTCGTCATTCCTTTATTCATAGTCATAGTTCGAATGAAAAAACTAATAGCAGCTCATTTATTATTTTGCTCATTTATCATTATGCTTTCCTATGTCTGCTTTCATTTATTTGAGTTATATGATCCTGTTTGGATTATTGTTCCAAGAATTTGGATGCTTACTGTATTATTAATATCTTTATCCATTGTCTTACAGACAAATAAGTTATATCGTATCTTTATTATCTTATTTGGCTCAATTCAAGGGGAATTTCTATATGCACTTATCCTAAAAAAATATACATTTCCTCATGTCATTGGCTCATTTGCTTTTTTAGATGTTATTGCTCTCTCAACAATAATAATTGCTGCATGGAATGGATTGGAATACTTGTCAACTTTCTATGAGAAACACTTGAATCAAATTGAAAAAGAGAAACAAAAATTATCATAA
- the fni gene encoding type 2 isopentenyl-diphosphate Delta-isomerase gives MSRSKRKWDHIQLALTTGQKRLAGFEDITFIHQSLPNTALKKANLCTKIGELHLSSPIFINGMTGGGGEKTLQLNRDLALAAKELDLAISVGSQMSALKDPSEKETYQVVRKENPNGIIIGNLGSEATVDQAKGAIDMIEANALQIHLNVVQELTMPEGDRDFRSALYRIEDIVRKTDVPIIVKEVGFGMNKETVSQLESVGVSAVDVGGFGGTNFAQIENERRERDLPFFNEWGIPTSISIVEAKNGCKGLSILGSGGIQTSLDIAKSIALGADAVGIAGYFLKILMNHGIESLIETIQAMHTELAIMMTALGAESIEDLQKTPIIISGHTHHWLNERSIDTKGFSQRKIHK, from the coding sequence GTGTCTAGATCAAAACGAAAATGGGATCATATACAATTAGCACTCACAACAGGCCAAAAACGGCTTGCAGGTTTTGAGGATATTACATTTATCCACCAAAGTTTACCTAATACGGCATTAAAAAAGGCAAATTTATGTACAAAAATTGGCGAACTTCACTTAAGTTCGCCAATTTTTATCAATGGTATGACAGGTGGTGGGGGGGAAAAGACATTACAATTAAATCGCGATCTTGCGTTAGCTGCGAAAGAGCTAGATTTAGCTATTTCAGTAGGTTCCCAAATGTCTGCACTAAAAGACCCATCAGAAAAAGAAACATACCAGGTAGTGCGTAAAGAAAACCCAAATGGCATCATAATCGGAAATTTAGGTAGTGAGGCGACAGTCGATCAAGCAAAGGGTGCAATTGATATGATTGAAGCAAATGCACTGCAAATACACTTAAATGTCGTACAAGAACTGACAATGCCAGAGGGTGATCGAGATTTCCGTTCAGCCCTTTACCGTATTGAGGATATCGTTAGAAAAACCGATGTCCCCATAATTGTGAAGGAAGTTGGCTTCGGAATGAATAAAGAAACGGTTTCTCAACTTGAATCAGTCGGCGTTTCCGCAGTCGATGTTGGTGGATTTGGGGGAACAAATTTTGCTCAAATTGAAAATGAAAGACGAGAAAGGGATTTACCGTTTTTTAATGAGTGGGGCATTCCAACGTCTATTTCAATTGTAGAAGCAAAAAATGGCTGTAAAGGTTTATCTATATTAGGGTCTGGCGGCATTCAAACTAGTCTTGATATTGCGAAGTCGATTGCATTAGGTGCAGATGCTGTAGGAATAGCAGGGTATTTTCTGAAAATCTTAATGAATCATGGAATTGAATCATTAATTGAGACTATCCAAGCTATGCATACAGAATTGGCGATTATGATGACAGCCCTTGGTGCAGAATCGATTGAAGACCTTCAGAAAACTCCTATTATTATTTCCGGTCATACACATCATTGGCTAAATGAAAGAAGTATTGATACAAAAGGATTTAGTCAGAGAAAAATTCATAAATAA
- the rpsA gene encoding 30S ribosomal protein S1 — MTEEMNLVEVKNFEVGDKVSGQVTKVEEKQVIININDCKLDGIIPISELSSLHVEKASDVVSEGDQLELEVLKVEEEALILSKRKVDAEKSWANLEEKFKNGESFNAEIKDVVKGGLVVDLGVRGFVPASLVEAFFVEDFSDYKGKTMAFKIVELEKEKNRLILSHRAVVEEEKGKQKNQLLESLEAGQVVEGTVQRISDFGAFVDIGGIDGLVHISQLSHEHIDKPSDVVQEGQKVQVKILSVDRTNERISLSIKETLPGPWTNISEKAPKGSTLSGVVKRLVSYGAFIELFPGVEGLVHISQISHKHIATPHEVLNEGQEVEVKVLDVNEQDQRLSLSIKELQERENEFVTDYELPEESKGFQLGEVIGDQLKNLKK, encoded by the coding sequence ATGACTGAAGAGATGAATCTAGTAGAAGTGAAAAATTTCGAAGTTGGGGATAAGGTATCTGGGCAAGTTACAAAGGTTGAGGAAAAGCAAGTCATTATCAATATTAATGATTGTAAGCTTGATGGTATTATTCCTATTAGTGAATTATCTAGCCTTCATGTTGAAAAAGCAAGTGATGTAGTTTCAGAAGGAGATCAGCTTGAGCTTGAAGTTCTTAAAGTTGAAGAGGAAGCCTTAATATTATCAAAACGAAAAGTAGACGCTGAGAAATCGTGGGCAAATCTTGAAGAAAAATTTAAAAATGGTGAATCGTTTAATGCAGAAATTAAGGATGTAGTTAAAGGTGGATTAGTTGTTGATCTAGGTGTACGCGGATTTGTACCTGCATCACTTGTAGAAGCATTCTTTGTAGAGGATTTTTCTGATTATAAAGGCAAAACAATGGCCTTCAAAATTGTTGAGCTAGAAAAAGAGAAAAACCGCTTAATTCTTTCTCATCGTGCAGTTGTTGAAGAAGAAAAAGGAAAGCAAAAGAATCAATTATTAGAATCGCTAGAAGCAGGTCAGGTAGTTGAAGGAACTGTACAGAGAATATCTGATTTTGGTGCTTTTGTAGATATCGGTGGAATCGATGGGCTTGTTCATATATCACAACTGTCCCATGAACATATTGACAAACCTTCAGATGTTGTACAAGAAGGTCAAAAAGTTCAAGTAAAGATTTTAAGTGTAGATCGTACGAATGAAAGAATCTCATTATCCATTAAAGAAACACTTCCTGGACCATGGACTAATATTTCCGAAAAAGCTCCTAAGGGCAGTACGCTTAGTGGTGTAGTAAAAAGGCTTGTATCCTATGGTGCTTTCATTGAGTTATTCCCGGGAGTAGAAGGACTTGTTCATATTTCCCAAATTTCTCATAAGCATATAGCTACACCTCATGAAGTATTAAATGAAGGTCAAGAAGTTGAAGTAAAGGTACTAGATGTAAATGAGCAAGACCAGCGTCTATCTCTTAGTATAAAAGAGCTCCAAGAAAGAGAGAATGAGTTTGTAACTGATTATGAGCTGCCAGAGGAATCAAAAGGATTTCAGCTTGGTGAAGTGATTGGTGATCAGTTAAAGAATTTAAAAAAATAA
- a CDS encoding lysophospholipid acyltransferase family protein yields the protein MTFYSFVKSVVLGILKPVYRFEVIGREHFPKEGGVLLCSNHIHNFDPPVVGINAPRPVHFMAKEELFNVPLLGKIVSNLNAFPVKRGMSDREALRKGLAILKEGHVLGIFPEGTRSKTGELTKGLAGVGFFALRSDAAVVPCAIIGPYKAFKRLKVIYGKPIDIQELREKKASAEEITELIMEEIRKLINENR from the coding sequence TTGACGTTTTATTCATTTGTCAAATCAGTTGTTCTAGGAATATTAAAACCAGTATATCGTTTTGAAGTTATTGGAAGAGAACATTTTCCAAAAGAAGGCGGAGTACTGCTGTGCTCCAACCATATTCATAATTTTGATCCTCCGGTTGTTGGGATTAACGCACCACGCCCTGTTCACTTCATGGCAAAGGAAGAGCTTTTTAACGTTCCTTTATTAGGAAAAATAGTTAGTAATCTAAATGCTTTTCCTGTTAAAAGGGGCATGAGTGATCGTGAAGCATTGAGAAAAGGGCTGGCAATTTTAAAAGAAGGCCATGTTTTAGGGATTTTTCCTGAAGGGACAAGGAGTAAAACAGGGGAATTGACGAAAGGGCTGGCAGGTGTGGGCTTTTTTGCCCTACGTTCAGATGCAGCGGTTGTACCTTGTGCGATAATAGGCCCTTATAAGGCTTTTAAAAGATTAAAAGTCATATATGGAAAACCAATAGACATACAAGAACTTCGCGAAAAGAAAGCTTCTGCTGAGGAGATAACTGAATTAATCATGGAAGAAATCCGTAAACTCATAAATGAAAATCGTTAA